A genomic region of Pristiophorus japonicus isolate sPriJap1 chromosome 20, sPriJap1.hap1, whole genome shotgun sequence contains the following coding sequences:
- the LOC139233008 gene encoding uncharacterized protein, which produces MNTAKQLRAAAQMVCQPAETSSSGSLRAKASCGHITEPLSLKAWAKARLEMGLHSFPCHSCQKEWVWQEVCKLALFTEEERENYEKKLVELTKDDTAAYKKCPVCNFLVQRVNLESLSVECQFCSKARGKLYRFCWDCMREWKSPASHNTDCGNESCSTTAMLQSCPLIEAPDIEVHQCPTVRACPNCETLVSHCQEGCPQVECPNCFYHFCYRCLGIEGCNFAEIVELSDDDDTNYEDCDDDDENFSECINAARQKITGKKNYKINPTYKGDENVTDHDGEGNNEQGFIWR; this is translated from the exons ATGAACACAGCAAAGCAACTGCGTGCTGCTGCCCAGATGGTCTGTCAGCCTGCAG AGACCAGCAGTTCTGGGAGTCTCCGAGCCAAAGCTTCATGTGGACACATCACAGAACCCCTGTCGCTAAAAGCCTGGGCCAAGGCTCGGCTGGAAATG GGCCTGCATTCCTTTCCGTGTCACAGCTGTCAGAAGGAGTGGGTCTGGCAGGAGGTCTGCAAACTGGCGCTCTTCACTGAAGAGGAGAGGGAGAATTATGAGAAAAAACTGGTCGAATTAACCAAAGATGACACAGCGGCTTACAAAAAG TGTCCTGTCTGCAATTTCCTTGTGCAGAGAGTGAATCTGGAGAGCCTGTCTGTGGAGTGTCAGTTCTGTTCCAAGGCAAGAGGGAAGCTCTATCGGTTCTGCTGGGACTGTATGAGGGAGTGGAAAAGCCCAGCCTCACACAACACTGACTGCGGCAATGAGTCCTGCTCCACCACGGCAATGCTGCAGTCCTGCCCGCTCATTGAGGCCCCCGATATTGAGGTACACCAGTGCCCCACAGTTCGAGCTTGTCCCAACTGCGAGACCCTGGTGTCTCATTGTCAGGAGGGCTGTCCACAGGTAGAATGCCCCAACTGCTTTTATCATTTCTGTTATCGTTGCTTGGGTATTGAAGGATGTAACTTTGCAGAAATTGTGGAGCTGAGTGATGACGATGACACAAATTACGAGGattgcgatgatgatgatgagaatttcTCTGAATGTATTAATGCTGCAAGACAGAAAATTACTGGCAAAAAGAACTACAAAATAAATCCTACCTACAAGGGGGATGAGAATGTGACAGACCATGATGGCGAAGGCAACAACGAACAGGGATTCATCTGGCGTTGA